One segment of Brassica rapa cultivar Chiifu-401-42 unplaced genomic scaffold, CAAS_Brap_v3.01 Scaffold0472, whole genome shotgun sequence DNA contains the following:
- the LOC117130421 gene encoding uncharacterized protein LOC117130421, translating to MQEKRPIAYFSEKLGGATLNYATYDKELYALVRALQTWQHYLWPKEFVIHTDHESLKYLKGQNKLSKRHARWVEFIETFPYVIKYKQGKENIVADALSRRYVLLNTLDAKLLGFEQIKDMYESDPDFKEAYNSCEKFAAGHYFRHDGFLFYDNRLCDVSLTEPVADLAHEELEESDSEEELDETNTTIGYKELDGSSIGFNSARDPFSFSNGPITRSKTRQLKEAIFGLVYTKPISTSEENQVKEALKIFNCSIFNTT from the coding sequence ATGCAGGAAAAGAGACCcatagcttatttcagtgagaagcttggaggcgccactctcaactatgcaacttatgataaggagttgtatgccttggtgagagctttgcagacttggcagcattacttgtggcccaaggagtttgtgatacacactgatcatgagtctctcaagtacttgaaaggacagaacaagctcagcaagagacacgcaagatgggtagaattcatagaaacttttccttatgtcatcaagtacaaacaaggtaaagaaaatatagttgctgatgcactatcccgaaggtatgttctcttaaacactcttgatgctaagctgtTAGGTTTTGAGCAAATTAAAgatatgtatgaatctgatccagattttaaagaagcttataactcttgtgagaaatttgctgctggacattatTTTAGACATGATGGATTCCTCTTTTATGATAATAGACTGTGTGATGTGAGCTTGACTGAACCAGTAGCTGATCTTGCGCATGAAGAGCTGGAAGAGAGTGACAGTGAAGAGGAGCTGGATGAGACGAACACTACAATTGGATACAAGGAGCTGGATGGGAGTTCAATTGGATTTAACTCAGCACGAGACCCATTCTCTTTCTCCAATGGGCCAATAACCAGATCAAAGACAAGACAATTGAAGGAGGCAATATTCGGATTGGTTTACACTAAACCAATCTCGACATCTGAAGAAAACCAAGTCAAAGAAGCCTTGAAGATATTCAATTGTTCAATCTTCAACACTACCTAG